A region from the Arcanobacterium buesumense genome encodes:
- a CDS encoding HPr family phosphocarrier protein has translation MISRTVKIASAVGLHARPAALFAEAAEETGVDFTLTLDGEEADAASVLDVMSLGAQHGDEVTLSTQDDSATDALEKLAGLLETDLDA, from the coding sequence ATGATCTCTCGTACCGTAAAAATCGCATCCGCCGTTGGTTTGCATGCCCGCCCAGCGGCGCTGTTCGCAGAAGCTGCCGAAGAAACTGGCGTTGATTTTACGCTTACACTCGACGGTGAAGAAGCAGACGCTGCGTCAGTTCTCGATGTGATGTCACTTGGCGCGCAGCACGGCGATGAAGTAACACTGTCCACACAGGACGATTCAGCAACAGACGCACTTGAAAAACTCGCAGGGTTGCTCGAAACTGATCTGGACGCGTGA